A genomic region of Pseudomonadota bacterium contains the following coding sequences:
- a CDS encoding NADH-quinone oxidoreductase subunit J yields MSETVALVGPTAWIFAALALVGAALAVSLPNILHAIFSLALSLIGVALLFLSLGSPFVAAMQVLIYVGGISVAMVFAVMFAFALREQPRAAAWRRRGLAGAAALGVFVALAPTLVRARWVRRLGGDDWSVAALGRALLQHYNVVFEALSLVLLLAIVGAIIIARKEPRQ; encoded by the coding sequence ATGAGTGAGACAGTGGCTTTGGTCGGCCCGACCGCCTGGATCTTCGCGGCGCTGGCGCTGGTCGGGGCCGCGCTGGCGGTCTCGTTGCCCAATATTCTCCACGCGATCTTCAGCCTGGCGCTGAGCCTGATCGGCGTCGCGCTGCTCTTCCTCAGCCTTGGCAGCCCCTTCGTGGCGGCGATGCAGGTCCTGATCTACGTGGGCGGCATCAGCGTTGCGATGGTCTTCGCGGTCATGTTCGCCTTCGCGCTGCGGGAGCAGCCGCGAGCCGCCGCATGGCGGCGACGGGGCCTCGCGGGGGCGGCGGCGCTGGGTGTGTTCGTGGCGCTGGCCCCGACCCTGGTGCGCGCGCGCTGGGTCCGGCGTTTGGGCGGGGACGACTGGTCCGTCGCGGCGCTGGGACGCGCGCTGCTCCAGCACTACAACGTCGTCTTCGAGGCGCTCTCCTTGGTGCTGCTGCTCGCGATCGTTGGCGCGATCATCATCGCCCGCAAGGAGCCGCGGCAATGA